In Haliaeetus albicilla chromosome 2, bHalAlb1.1, whole genome shotgun sequence, a single genomic region encodes these proteins:
- the NPHP3 gene encoding nephrocystin-3 isoform X1 translates to MGTASSLVSPAGGVGEVIEDTYGGGGGEACEIPVEVKPKARLLRGSLRRVGASRPGGLIGASFKSTASVQELECVAEYERLKKEYEIFRVSKNNEVASMVKKEAKLDRENKRLRAELQALQKTYQKILREKESALEAKYQAMERAATFEHDRDKVKRQFKIFRETKENEIQDLLRAKRELEAKLQRLQAQGIHVFDPEESDSDDNCTDVTATGAQSEYWNGGALGSEPSMGSMMQLQQSFRGPEFAHSSIDVEGPFANINRDDWDAAVASLLQVTPLFSHSLWSNTVRCFIVSTDETQPEVDIFIKNYSPKLQRVCETMGYFFQVVHFSAENERPFKDVRKWEIEKSSLVILLLHLTLPSCLLEDCEEAFLRNPEEKPRLIYHRKEDGRVSSVSVQQLIEQISYMNKAKVIDHIGGVEEGAYEIYTCVEKIIKQDILGCEMTELEGKDLGNKEESTAPEEEVFGDVLWDAHDEQEQMEAFQQASNSTCELGFEKYFERLNDLVAAPAPIPPLLVSGGPGSGKSLLLSKWIQLQQKHSPNALILYHFVGRPMSTSSESALIIKRLTLKLMQHSWLVSPLTLDPAKLLEEFPRWLEKLSARHQGSIIIIIDSIDQIQQAEKHMKWLIDPLPVNVRVIVSVNVETCPQAWRLWPTLHLDPLNSKDVKSLISAECNSANVKLTKEQEKKLERHCRSATTCNALYVTLLGKTIACVGNTGNIDETLQQCFQCQDTVSLYRLVLRSIQESLQSDKEKSLLKEMLCVIGVSHNGVSESELMELYPELSSAVLASLVHSLHKMCLLTYGCGLLKFQHLQAWEMVRLEYMEEGENVISAYRQKLVEYFTIQLSRDRVTWRSADELPWLFQQQGDKQKLHKCLLNLFVSQNLYKRGHFAELLSYWQLVGKDKSSMAAEYFDSLKEYEKSCEGEESMICLADLYETLGRFLKDLGLLSQAVAPLQRSLEIRETALDPDHPRVAQSLHQLAGVYVQWKKFGNAEQLYKQALEISENAYGAEHPRVARELDALATLYQKQNKYEQAEQLRKKSFKIRQKAARQKGSLCGFALLRQRALQLEELTLGKDTPDNARTLNELGVLYYLQNNLETAELFLKRSLEMRERVLGPDHPDCAQSLNNLAALYNEKKHYDKAEELYEKALDIRRRALAPDHPSLAYTVKHLAVLYKKMGKLDKAVPLYELAVEIRQKSFGPKHPSVATALVNLAVLYCQMKKQIEALPLYERALKIYEDSFGHMHPRVGETLKNLAVLSYEGGDFEKAAELYKRAMEIKEAETLLIGGKATSRHSSSGDTFSLKSALSPNIFLEHGQR, encoded by the exons ATGGGGACGGCGTCGTCCCTGGTGAGCCCGGCGGGCGGGGTCGGGGAGGTGATCGAGGACACGTacggcggcggtggcggcgaGGCCTGCGAGATCCCGGTGGAGGTGAAGCCCAAGGCCCGGCTACTGCGCGGCTCCCTGCGGCGCGTCGGGGCCTCGCGGCCCGGCGGCCTCATCGGGGCCAGCTTCAAGTCGACGGCCTCGGTGCAGGAGCTGGAGTGCGTGGCCGAGTACGAGCGCCTGAAGAAGGAGTACGAGATCTTCCGCGTCAGCAAGAACAACGAGGTGGCCTCCATGGTGAAGAAGGAGGCCAAACTGGACAGGGAGAACAAGCGGCTGCGCGCCGAGCTGCAG GCGCTTCAGAAAACTTACCAGAAAATACttagagagaaagaaagtgCTTTAGAAGCTAAATACCAAGCCATGGAGAGAGCTGCTACTTTTGAACATGATCGAGACAAGGTCAAAAGGCAATTCAAG ATTTTTagagaaactaaagaaaatgaGATTCAGGACTTACTGAGGGCCAAACGAGAGCTAGAAGCAAAACTTCAGAGACTCCAAGCCCAAGGAATCCACGTGTTTGATCCCGAAGAGTCTGATTCTGATGATAATTGTACAGATGTTACGG CTACTGGGGCACAATCTGAATACTGGAATGGAGGAGCTTTGGGAAGCGAGCCATCCATGGGTAGTATGATGCAACTTCAGCAGTCTTTCAGAGGGCCTGAATTTGCTCATAGCTCCATAGACGTTGAGGGACCATTTGCAAATATAAACAGGG ATGATTGGGATGCTGCTGTTGCCAGTTTATTACAGGTTACTCCTCTGTTTTCCCACTCTCTGTGGAGTAACACAGTAAGATGTTTTATTGTTAGTACTGATGAGACTCAACCAGAAGTGGACATCTTCATTAAA AACTACTCACCAAAACTTCAAAGAGTCTGTGAAACAATGGGGTACTTCTTTCAAGTTGttcatttttcagcagaaaatgaaaggcCTTTTAAGGATGTAAGAAAATGGGAAATTGAAAAAAGCTCATTAGTCATTTTGCTCCTGCATTTAACTTTGCCAAG TTGTTTGTTGGAGGACTGTGAAGAAGCCTTCTTGagaaatccagaagaaaaaccCCGGCTGATTTACCACAGAAAGGAGGATGGCAGAGTCAGTTCAGTCTCAGTGCAACAGTTAATTGAGCAAATTTCTTACATGAACAAAGCAAAG GTGATTGACCATATTGGAGGTGTGGAGGAAGGAGCATATGAAATCTATACTTGTGTGGAAAAGATAATTAAACAG gATATATTGGGGTGTGAAATGACAGAACTAGAAGGCAAGGATTTGGGTAATAAGGAAGAGTCCACTGCTCCTGAAGAGGAAGTTTTTGGTGATGTATTGTGGGATGCCCATGACGAACAAGAACAGATGGAAGCTTTTCAGCAGGCCTCTAATTCAACGTGTGAGCTGGGATTTGAGAAA tATTTTGAACGTCTAAATGACCTAGTAGCAGCACCAGCACCAATTCCACCTCTGCTTGTATCAGGAGGACCAGGCTCTGGGAAATCTCTCCTTCTATCGAAATG GATTCAATTGCAACAGAAGCATTCACCAAACGCTCTAATTCTTTATCACTTTGTTGGGAGGCCCATGTCTACTAGTTCAGAATCTGCATTGATAATTAAACGCCTTACTTTAAAG CTTATGCAACACTCTTGGTTAGTGTCACCTCTGACTTTGGATCCAGCTAAACTTCTGGAAGAGTTTCCCCGCTGGCTGGAAAAACTTTCTGCACGTCATCAAGGCAGCATTATTATAATTATTGATTCTATTGACCAAATACAg caagCTGAGAAACATATGAAGTGGCTGATAGATCCACTGCCAGTGAATGTGAGAGTGATTGTATCGGTGAATGTAGAAACATGCCCGCAGGCTTGGAG GTTGTGGCCCACTCTTCATCTTGATCCACTGAATTCCAAAGATGTTAAATCTCTCATTAGTGCAGAATGTAACTCTGCAAATGTTAAATTGACTAAAGAGCAG GAGAAGAAGCTTGAGAGACATTGTCGTTCCGCCACAACTTGCAATGCTTTGTATGTCACTCTCTTGGGCAAAACCATTGCTTG TGttggaaatacaggaaatattGATGAAACCCTTCAACAGTGTTTCCAATGTCAAGACACAGTGTCACTGTACAGGCTTGTTCTGAGATCAATTCAAGAATCATTGCAGAGTGATAAAGAGAAAAGTCTTTTGAAAGAG ATGCTGTGTGTCATCGGTGTTAGCCACAATGGTGTGAGTGAGTCAGAGCTGATGGAACTTTATCCTGAACTGTCTTCTGCAGTGTTAGCCTCGCTTGTTCACAGCTTGCACAAAATGTGTTTGCTGACATATGGCTGTGGTTTGCTGAAGTTCCAGCACCTCCAG GCTTGGGAGATGGTGAGACTAGAGTATATGGAAGAAggtgaaaatgttatttctgcctATAGACAAAAATTAGTGGAGTACTTCACCATACAGTTAAG TCGAGACCGAGTGACTTGGAGAAGTGCAGATGAACTTCCCTGGCTCTTCCAACAGCAGGGTGATAAGCAAAAGCTACACAAGTGTCTTTTGAATCTCTTTGTGTCTCAAAACCTTTACAAAAG GGGACATTTTGCAGAATTGCTGAGTTACTGGCAGCTGGTTGGGAAAGATAAGAGCTCTATGGCAGCTGAGTATTTTGACTCTctgaaagaatatgaaaaaagcTGTGAGGGAGAGGAAAGTATGATCTGCTTGGCTGATCTTTATGAGACCCTGGGACGGTTTCTTAAGGACCTAGGTCTTCTCAGTCAG GCTGTAGCTCCTCTGCAGCGATCTCTGGAGATTCGAGAGACTGCGCTGGATCCAGACCACCCAAGGGTGGCGCAGTCACTCCACCAGCTGGCAGGAGTTTATGTTCAGTGGAAGAAGTTTGGAAATGCTGAACAGTTGTATAAACaggcactggaaatctctgaaAACGCTTATGGAGCTGAACATCCTCGGGTAGCCCGTGAACTTGATGCACTTGCGACCTTATACCAAAAGCAGAACAA ATATGAACAAGCTGAGCAACTGAGGAAAAAGTCCTTCAAAATACGCCAAAAAGCAGCAAGGCAGAAAGGCAGTCTG TGTGGCTTTGCTCTACTGCGTCAAAGAGCCCTGCAATTGGAAGAGCTCACGTTAGGCAAAGATACACCGGATAACGCTCGAACCCTCAATGAGCTTGGAGTCCTCTATTATCTGCAGAATAATCTTGA GACAGCAGAGCTTTTCCTGAAGCGCTCCTtggaaatgagagagagagtccTGGGACCTGACCACCCAGACTGCGCGCAGTCTTTGAACAATCTGGCAGCCTTGTACAATGAGAAGAAGCACTATGACAAGGCAGAGGAACTGTATGAAAAAGCTTTAGACATCAGGAGGAGGGCACTGGCTCCAGATCATCCCTCCTTGGCTTATACTGTGAAACATCTGGCAGTGCTGTACAAAAAGATG GGAAAACTCGACAAGGCCGTTCCTCTGTATGAACTAGCAGTTGAAATTCGACAGAAGTCATTTGGCCCAAAACACCCTAGTGTAGCAACTGCTCTGGTGAATCTAGCTGTCCTTTATTGTCAGATG aaaaagcagatcGAAGCTTTGCCTCTTTACGAACGTGCGTTAAAGATTTATGAAGACAGCTTTGGCCACATGCATCCTCGTGTGGGAGAAACTCTGAAAAACTTAGCTGTGCTAAG CTATGAAGGGGGAGACTTTGAGAAGGCAGCTGAACTTTACAAGAGAGCTATGGAGATAAAAGAAGCAGAGACTTTGTTGATAGGTGGAAAAGCAACTTCTCGACACTCATCGAGTGGAGATACGTTCAGCTTAAAAAGTGCATTATCACCAAACATTTTCCTGGAACATGGACAAAGGTGA
- the NPHP3 gene encoding nephrocystin-3 isoform X2: MGTASSLVSPAGGVGEVIEDTYGGGGGEACEIPVEVKPKARLLRGSLRRVGASRPGGLIGASFKSTASVQELECVAEYERLKKEYEIFRVSKNNEVASMVKKEAKLDRENKRLRAELQALQKTYQKILREKESALEAKYQAMERAATFEHDRDKVKRQFKIFRETKENEIQDLLRAKRELEAKLQRLQAQGIHVFDPEESDSDDNCTDVTATGAQSEYWNGGALGSEPSMGSMMQLQQSFRGPEFAHSSIDVEGPFANINRDDWDAAVASLLQVTPLFSHSLWSNTVRCFIVSTDETQPEVDIFIKNYSPKLQRVCETMGYFFQVVHFSAENERPFKDVRKWEIEKSSLVILLLHLTLPSCLLEDCEEAFLRNPEEKPRLIYHRKEDGRVSSVSVQQLIEQISYMNKAKVIDHIGGVEEGAYEIYTCVEKIIKQDILGCEMTELEGKDLGNKEESTAPEEEVFGDVLWDAHDEQEQMEAFQQASNSTCELGFEKYFERLNDLVAAPAPIPPLLVSGGPGSGKSLLLSKWIQLQQKHSPNALILYHFVGRPMSTSSESALIIKRLTLKLMQHSWLVSPLTLDPAKLLEEFPRWLEKLSARHQGSIIIIIDSIDQIQQAEKHMKWLIDPLPVNVRVIVSVNVETCPQAWRLWPTLHLDPLNSKDVKSLISAECNSANVKLTKEQEKKLERHCRSATTCNALYVTLLGKTIACVGNTGNIDETLQQCFQCQDTVSLYRLVLRSIQESLQSDKEKSLLKEMLCVIGVSHNGVSESELMELYPELSSAVLASLVHSLHKMCLLTYGCGLLKFQHLQAWEMVRLEYMEEGENVISAYRQKLVEYFTIQLSRDRVTWRSADELPWLFQQQGDKQKLHKCLLNLFVSQNLYKRGHFAELLSYWQLVGKDKSSMAAEYFDSLKEYEKSCEGEESMICLADLYETLGRFLKDLGLLSQAVAPLQRSLEIRETALDPDHPRVAQSLHQLAGVYVQWKKFGNAEQLYKQALEISENAYGAEHPRVARELDALATLYQKQNKYEQAEQLRKKSFKIRQKAARQKGSLCGFALLRQRALQLEELTLGKDTPDNARTLNELGVLYYLQNNLETAELFLKRSLEMRERVLGPDHPDCAQSLNNLAALYNEKKHYDKAEELYEKALDIRRRALAPDHPSLAYTVKHLAVLYKKMGKLDKAVPLYELAVEIRQKSFGPKHPSVATALVNLAVLYCQMDVLILCWKKE, translated from the exons ATGGGGACGGCGTCGTCCCTGGTGAGCCCGGCGGGCGGGGTCGGGGAGGTGATCGAGGACACGTacggcggcggtggcggcgaGGCCTGCGAGATCCCGGTGGAGGTGAAGCCCAAGGCCCGGCTACTGCGCGGCTCCCTGCGGCGCGTCGGGGCCTCGCGGCCCGGCGGCCTCATCGGGGCCAGCTTCAAGTCGACGGCCTCGGTGCAGGAGCTGGAGTGCGTGGCCGAGTACGAGCGCCTGAAGAAGGAGTACGAGATCTTCCGCGTCAGCAAGAACAACGAGGTGGCCTCCATGGTGAAGAAGGAGGCCAAACTGGACAGGGAGAACAAGCGGCTGCGCGCCGAGCTGCAG GCGCTTCAGAAAACTTACCAGAAAATACttagagagaaagaaagtgCTTTAGAAGCTAAATACCAAGCCATGGAGAGAGCTGCTACTTTTGAACATGATCGAGACAAGGTCAAAAGGCAATTCAAG ATTTTTagagaaactaaagaaaatgaGATTCAGGACTTACTGAGGGCCAAACGAGAGCTAGAAGCAAAACTTCAGAGACTCCAAGCCCAAGGAATCCACGTGTTTGATCCCGAAGAGTCTGATTCTGATGATAATTGTACAGATGTTACGG CTACTGGGGCACAATCTGAATACTGGAATGGAGGAGCTTTGGGAAGCGAGCCATCCATGGGTAGTATGATGCAACTTCAGCAGTCTTTCAGAGGGCCTGAATTTGCTCATAGCTCCATAGACGTTGAGGGACCATTTGCAAATATAAACAGGG ATGATTGGGATGCTGCTGTTGCCAGTTTATTACAGGTTACTCCTCTGTTTTCCCACTCTCTGTGGAGTAACACAGTAAGATGTTTTATTGTTAGTACTGATGAGACTCAACCAGAAGTGGACATCTTCATTAAA AACTACTCACCAAAACTTCAAAGAGTCTGTGAAACAATGGGGTACTTCTTTCAAGTTGttcatttttcagcagaaaatgaaaggcCTTTTAAGGATGTAAGAAAATGGGAAATTGAAAAAAGCTCATTAGTCATTTTGCTCCTGCATTTAACTTTGCCAAG TTGTTTGTTGGAGGACTGTGAAGAAGCCTTCTTGagaaatccagaagaaaaaccCCGGCTGATTTACCACAGAAAGGAGGATGGCAGAGTCAGTTCAGTCTCAGTGCAACAGTTAATTGAGCAAATTTCTTACATGAACAAAGCAAAG GTGATTGACCATATTGGAGGTGTGGAGGAAGGAGCATATGAAATCTATACTTGTGTGGAAAAGATAATTAAACAG gATATATTGGGGTGTGAAATGACAGAACTAGAAGGCAAGGATTTGGGTAATAAGGAAGAGTCCACTGCTCCTGAAGAGGAAGTTTTTGGTGATGTATTGTGGGATGCCCATGACGAACAAGAACAGATGGAAGCTTTTCAGCAGGCCTCTAATTCAACGTGTGAGCTGGGATTTGAGAAA tATTTTGAACGTCTAAATGACCTAGTAGCAGCACCAGCACCAATTCCACCTCTGCTTGTATCAGGAGGACCAGGCTCTGGGAAATCTCTCCTTCTATCGAAATG GATTCAATTGCAACAGAAGCATTCACCAAACGCTCTAATTCTTTATCACTTTGTTGGGAGGCCCATGTCTACTAGTTCAGAATCTGCATTGATAATTAAACGCCTTACTTTAAAG CTTATGCAACACTCTTGGTTAGTGTCACCTCTGACTTTGGATCCAGCTAAACTTCTGGAAGAGTTTCCCCGCTGGCTGGAAAAACTTTCTGCACGTCATCAAGGCAGCATTATTATAATTATTGATTCTATTGACCAAATACAg caagCTGAGAAACATATGAAGTGGCTGATAGATCCACTGCCAGTGAATGTGAGAGTGATTGTATCGGTGAATGTAGAAACATGCCCGCAGGCTTGGAG GTTGTGGCCCACTCTTCATCTTGATCCACTGAATTCCAAAGATGTTAAATCTCTCATTAGTGCAGAATGTAACTCTGCAAATGTTAAATTGACTAAAGAGCAG GAGAAGAAGCTTGAGAGACATTGTCGTTCCGCCACAACTTGCAATGCTTTGTATGTCACTCTCTTGGGCAAAACCATTGCTTG TGttggaaatacaggaaatattGATGAAACCCTTCAACAGTGTTTCCAATGTCAAGACACAGTGTCACTGTACAGGCTTGTTCTGAGATCAATTCAAGAATCATTGCAGAGTGATAAAGAGAAAAGTCTTTTGAAAGAG ATGCTGTGTGTCATCGGTGTTAGCCACAATGGTGTGAGTGAGTCAGAGCTGATGGAACTTTATCCTGAACTGTCTTCTGCAGTGTTAGCCTCGCTTGTTCACAGCTTGCACAAAATGTGTTTGCTGACATATGGCTGTGGTTTGCTGAAGTTCCAGCACCTCCAG GCTTGGGAGATGGTGAGACTAGAGTATATGGAAGAAggtgaaaatgttatttctgcctATAGACAAAAATTAGTGGAGTACTTCACCATACAGTTAAG TCGAGACCGAGTGACTTGGAGAAGTGCAGATGAACTTCCCTGGCTCTTCCAACAGCAGGGTGATAAGCAAAAGCTACACAAGTGTCTTTTGAATCTCTTTGTGTCTCAAAACCTTTACAAAAG GGGACATTTTGCAGAATTGCTGAGTTACTGGCAGCTGGTTGGGAAAGATAAGAGCTCTATGGCAGCTGAGTATTTTGACTCTctgaaagaatatgaaaaaagcTGTGAGGGAGAGGAAAGTATGATCTGCTTGGCTGATCTTTATGAGACCCTGGGACGGTTTCTTAAGGACCTAGGTCTTCTCAGTCAG GCTGTAGCTCCTCTGCAGCGATCTCTGGAGATTCGAGAGACTGCGCTGGATCCAGACCACCCAAGGGTGGCGCAGTCACTCCACCAGCTGGCAGGAGTTTATGTTCAGTGGAAGAAGTTTGGAAATGCTGAACAGTTGTATAAACaggcactggaaatctctgaaAACGCTTATGGAGCTGAACATCCTCGGGTAGCCCGTGAACTTGATGCACTTGCGACCTTATACCAAAAGCAGAACAA ATATGAACAAGCTGAGCAACTGAGGAAAAAGTCCTTCAAAATACGCCAAAAAGCAGCAAGGCAGAAAGGCAGTCTG TGTGGCTTTGCTCTACTGCGTCAAAGAGCCCTGCAATTGGAAGAGCTCACGTTAGGCAAAGATACACCGGATAACGCTCGAACCCTCAATGAGCTTGGAGTCCTCTATTATCTGCAGAATAATCTTGA GACAGCAGAGCTTTTCCTGAAGCGCTCCTtggaaatgagagagagagtccTGGGACCTGACCACCCAGACTGCGCGCAGTCTTTGAACAATCTGGCAGCCTTGTACAATGAGAAGAAGCACTATGACAAGGCAGAGGAACTGTATGAAAAAGCTTTAGACATCAGGAGGAGGGCACTGGCTCCAGATCATCCCTCCTTGGCTTATACTGTGAAACATCTGGCAGTGCTGTACAAAAAGATG GGAAAACTCGACAAGGCCGTTCCTCTGTATGAACTAGCAGTTGAAATTCGACAGAAGTCATTTGGCCCAAAACACCCTAGTGTAGCAACTGCTCTGGTGAATCTAGCTGTCCTTTATTGTCAGATG GATGTGTTGATACTATGTTGGAAAAAAGAATAG